The genomic window GCAGATTTGACAGTAAGTTCGGGTTCTTTCTTCTTACGTTTGCTTGCATTGTCTACATCCTTCTGTTTGCCTTCAAGAGAAGAGGAAGATTCAGCATTGTTCCTAAAAGATGTATCTGGGCTAGCTGGCTTATTCTGGACAGAAGTCTCTGGAATGGCTTGCCGGCTAGATTCCACACGCTTGAACGGTTCATGGAAAGTGTCAAACAAGCGCTTGACCTGTCAAGaaacatacaaaatatttagagttcttttggtctataatatatgATTGAGCTGTGGTACCAAATTAGGCAACAACAGCCTAAAAAATACAACTATGAATCATTGCCCTATTCCACTTTGGCCTGGTAATATACCTTGCGCTCTCCTATGCCAGGGCAACGAGCTAGATCCTCCATAGATGCACCCATTATGTTAGATAGAGACTGAAAGGACAAGAATCTAGCTTGATCAAAATCTTTTGCAAACAAAATCAATCAATATATGTACATTTGctaaaaaacaaaatgcatACCCCAAAGTTGGTACCAAGGGTAACTACATCAGTCTTGTTGACATGCCGAACTGATGTTAGCGCATGTGTTAGCTACAGTTTAAAGCAAAAGAGCTTCAGTGCCTTTGATGATTATGCTTAGAAATGAACCAACTTAAAATTGCAACTTTAATATTGTTTCTGAAACTACCAAAATCCATAGTAATGTGTAGATAAAATGAAACACAAGCATACCCGCGAAAGATAGTCTGAATCCATTTGGCCTTGAATAATATCTGCAGGTTTGTTTTCGTAGACTTTTATGGTCTCCAAGTAACGACCACATTCCTCCAGGCTATAACAACAATAGAATGGTACAAAATCAATTAGACAGGTAAGAGGAATCTTGCCTGATGCTAATGAAGACACTCAAATTCACACCTATGCAGCAGTAACTCCAAGTTAATTTAGAATTAGATGCTATGAGATATGTGCTAAAAATACAAAAGTTCCAGAAGAAACCAGAATAAGCTTTTTTCCTCATTCGTTCTTTCAAGATGTACATAGTAAGTAAAAAGACAAAACATGACCTATCCACATTAACATTCTTCACTATGTTGTAACCAAAAACTTTCATCTTTAACAAATAATTTGATTCATAGtcatataatattttcaaatagGAATTAAGTAAGAAGTTCATTAGACTTAGAGTATAGAAGATAATGGAAGCACTCTCATGCTCCTACAAGTTAAGGAAAAGAAATGCACACAAGCAGTTACAGGGAGTGTCAATCACACCTCCATCCACATAAGAGGGTACAGTCATGAAGCAAAGCTGTTTTTGTAACTTCAAGTAGAGGCTTCACTACATCCTCCTGCaatgaataataataagaaaacacagaaaatgtCACTTCATTTAGATAATATAAGTGCTATAATTAAATTACAAATTTCGACATAGATCATAGGAACACGTAAACTAAAATAGATGCTATAGAAATTTGAGTACATAGCAGGGTGCCTAACCACATCAACATGGCATAAAACCACACGAAGTTTGAAATTCTTCTGCAATTCCCTTATTCTGTAATATAAATAGTCTGGGTGAAGCAGATGATACCGAAGACTGCATCAAAATCATACACTTTCATCAAGTTGATGCATAAAAATAACTGTATTAAACCCATCTAGCAGAGCAATGACCTATTGCCAAATATCCAACTAAATAACCACAAACAGAAAACATGTAATGTAGAAAACGAGAAGTTATACAATATACCAGAAAGCTCCACATAAGTACCTAACATAGTTGATTCACTTAATTGAGACACTTAATATGAATCTTATTATGCAATCATATCATCTAATTATGCTGCATATAAACCACGTTAATGGAGGCACGAGGCAGAACATGCACTAGGAGATCCACCCATTACTGGCAACTCGATATGAATGTAGTTTTTGGCGCACAAAGTGAACGGAGCGGGATagatttttctattttgttctCTTTTATTCCATTCTTTTTAGTGAAACTACAATAGTATTCCTTTTTTGCCTTTTATCCTGTTCTAGTACTCTACTTTTGTAGTGCACAAGATCAAAAAACTTACATGTCCTGTTTTGCACTTTCCTTGTATGTCTAACAAATACTATCAAAATTAAAGCAGCCCAATAATTTGGCCAACCACATTTTAACTAATGAAACATGCTTAAATAATAGAAAGCATTTTACTTAAACAAATTATCTATCAGCATAAATCAGTAACAAGTTTTTATTTCTCGTAACATTAATGACAGAGAGTGCTATCAATCACAGATCGCAGAACAACAATGGTTTGTTAAAATTCCACTATCCAATAGAACTATAGTGCCACTATAACCGCTATTTGACAATACCGTAGCAAACATAAATTCAACGAAATCCAGTGTAGTACCATACCACCTCTAACATTATTATAACTAAGGAAACATTCAAGGAGCCCAATATTTTTGCCAACCACGTTATAAACTTATAATTCTCGAAACATGCTTAAATAATAGAGAGCATTTCACTTAAACAAGTTATCTGTCAGCAGAAAGTAGCAAAAAATGGCACTAGATATTCAAGTTTTGACCTGTCTTGCATAAATGACGGTAACAAACCAGTGTTGCCAATTACGGATTGCAGAAAAATAACAGTTAGTTAAAATTCCGCTACAACTATAGTGCCACTATAAACGCTATTCAATAACACTGTAACAAACAACTCTAACTTCACCAGAAAAACAAACAAGTTACattgtagagaaaaaaataacCTGAGATAGAGAGCACATGAGCTTTGGCCAAGCAAGAAATCACAAACAACATCAGCAAATGTCCATCTAACGTTCCTAATATGTTTGAGCAAAGGATTTCCCTTCTGATAaaccacaaaaaattaaaataaaattaaaaaaaattcagacaATTATAGTATCAGAAAAAccctaataaatttaatttttacccTAAAATTGTGCATATCAATTAAGAAGCATATACATTATcaactaaattaattaatatatcgATTTGACCTGTCTATTGCTGACAAGAATCGCATTACGATTTTGAGTAGGTTGAGAATTCAGCAATTTTGATGAATCTGCATGAACATTAGTAGTAGCAGTAGATGATGATGTTGACGGTGTTGAAGATGAAGCGTTCGGTTGATTATTTTCCCTAATCAAAATTGATTAACGCGAAAACGATAAGAAATTAAGAATAATAATGAAGATTATGAGAAAACATTAGtagaagaagaaatgaaaagtGTGAGAACTTTGGAAGTGAAGGAGGTGGAGAGTAGAACTCTGAGGATTTGATAAACGCAAAAGCTTCGGAAAAAGTTTGAGATGGAACGAAGAGTTGTTGAGTTGATTTTGTTTGTGAACTTTCAATTACTTCTTGATATGAAGGGATTCTTATCACAACGGAACTTTTcttgttttcattgttttggttttcatcttcattctccTCCATCTTTCTATTCTTCGCGCGAACAACACAAACTCGCTGATGAAAGAGAAATTACTCGTATCAGTGTGTTTTCTTTCTTACGAATGAATACAAGTGTGAAATGGGCTTTGTCAAATTGTCATGGGCTTACTTTTAGGGCCACATTAGATTTTCTTTCGCACCCCATAATTTGTTATGCACCCTGCAAAATTATTCATGTTCACATGTTAACTTGCGAAATGTTCGTCTAACAATACCGGTatatgaaaagtttttttttttaaaacagcaAATTTCATTCGAAAGTCTCAAACAAGGCATAAATTTGCCAAGCGAGGGAACATGATACATAAgggacaaaagaaaaataaggagCTAAAAATAAGCCTCCTGAAACAccaaaaaaacaccaaaactaAAGGTTCGCCACAACAAGCATCCACACACCAAAAGGAACCACAACACATCATCTAATAGATGTCCATAGCTAGAGGGCACTCCACAGTCTCCATACCACCAAAGAAGACATCAACACGACCTACGAAGATGCTAATAGAATCTAACTCCcaatctcgaatcaaaagtgatcggcccaTCGGAATCCAAGAAGCAGCTCCGCGAGCCAAAATTGATTAGTCAAATGGTAGCATGAAGACCTAGGTAGACAAGTCTTGGCTCACAACCCGCCACCAAGAACATTAAACATCGACGTGAAATAGGCCAAATAGATACAAAGATACCGTCGAAAGCCACTTACACACGACATCAACCACACCTCGGCAGCGCCTGAACCAACACAAGACAATGCACAACTTAATCCATTAATATCTGaagttataaattaataatgcaAATGGTTGAAATGCAACAATTATTTGGAAACAAATTTCCTACCGTCTGTTTTGACACAGTTTTACATCACAATTGATCGACCTGAAATGTGTGGTTGAGATTGTTGTAAGTAATTTACCACTGCATTAATCTGAACCGTTGGATCTATAATCAAACGgccaaaatttaaaatcatgtgAAACTGTGTTAAAAATTACTGTAGTGAATATGTAATTCTATATCCCAATTATTTAAGTCTTATATGTATCCCTTTAATGAAGGTGGCTACTGCTCCCTCCAATCCTTAATACAAGAGaaactttactttttagattcattaagaatctaatATATCTAGTTcatattatagaccagatacattaagttatcaatgaatctaaaaagtaaaatgtctcttatattaaggacatCAGGGTTCAATAATAAGGAAAATTTATGAGAGAATCTTAAGTGGATAATATTGTTCTTTATGTGATGGTGACTATTGCATTAATTAGAGGTGAAGGCTTGAAGGCTTAATTGTGTGCATTAATTAAACCAGCGCATTGGGCTGCTGTGATTCTCCTTCGATAACGGCCAAAGGGGATGCTTTTCCAAGtaaacaacaaagaaaagaaacctatgcctttcttttgtttttcttttagttgGATCAAATACATTCTCTTAGGTCATTAAAGCTATTTCATGTAGTGCCGTAAATACTAGGTGGTGGCTCATGAAAGATACATGCATGAAACGGATGGCAACTGCAATAGGTAGATgtataaaatgaatttaatttaattgggGATCTATGTGATGTACAAAATGCACATCAAATCATTAAATGAATTTAGGCATGTGTATAGAAAAAAACTAGcccaaacaaaacataaaactaAATCATCAACCCAATTGAATGGATTTGTGTAAGTTTTTGTTGTGTGTCATTCAAGAATACTAGTAATGAAAATAGCGGAAAGTAGTTGGAAACTTGTTTTTTTGGAATACAATACAAGTAGTTGGAAACTTTGAATTATAGGACTCATTGTCCTTGACGACTCTCACATCATTttggagaaaagaaaaattgatcGAGTTTACTCAATAAAAATCAAGCATCAAGAACAAAGTGTGTccttaataatataaaaaaaaatcttgccTAAATTAGATATCCTCTTTGTACAACCGCTGCATATCCAAGTCACGGAACGAACACAAAATCTTCGTTAAACTAGAAAAGACCTGCACAAAATCTTGGGTAATAAtagagattttaattttaagctCTTTGGTATATGTCAACAGCGAAACCTGCAGGCCAATTAATTATAGGGAACCATAACCATTAACTTGACCAATTAATTGCTTACATATTTTAAGCATTACCAATATCCTCCTAATGtttgcttctttttcttctttgtcaAACATGCTACTATCATGCTTGCTTATGTAACCAAATAAATACTTAATGCTTGGTTCTGTTAATTAGAATATGTCTCTCTCCCAATATCTACCGAGCAATTATTGAAAGACTTTAAAGTCTATTTTGtctttaacaaaaaaaacatagtccattttgTCTTGCAGCTCTCACTTGGTTGGGACTTTTAACAACCTTTGTTGAATGTTTATCCACTTCGGGTAGGTGGCTGTGGCTCGGACTAGTTGGGTTGGGAcctaataaatttttataccATAAAGAATTGTGAGCAATTTATTCTAAGATTAATGAATATTAGTTACATGAATAAATTTATAAGTAATACATATAACTAATTTATGTgcaaatttttattgattgttaGATAAATTACCATGAAAAAGTTCAACAAAACCACTCACCAAAGTGATCTTTACGGTGGCTTATAAGATTTATGAGTCAAACTAACTAAACCAACCTTGGCATTATATATTCCAAATTAAAAGCAGCCATGCCATGATGTCATGACCAAATAATGATAGTATTGTTTTTCAATCACACTACTTCTAGAAACAGAATTAGTTTGAGAAAGGGTCAAGAAATTTACAATCAATGAGTTGCTCTAATATGACCGGCAACATAATATGCTGCAAAATTTCTAATAGCATTTTGCGTAAGCTATGACTATGAGGGTGACCCCAAAATTtctgaatattattattaactaatTTAATAATTCAGAAATCTAAAAACTTGTTTGTAAGTTTAACTATTCTGTTTCTATCGTGGAGCCTTGTTTCCTTCGTAATAGCGTTATTCCTCAAATCATTTTATTCCCTTCAAACACATCAACTTCGCTCCACATAAAAATGGGGACACACAAAAGCCACAAGACCAACACAGTCAGTAGTCACCATAACTTTTGCTAGATTCCAGGTGAGGACTGGAGAGGAAAACAGACAACGAAAAGAAATCTAGTTTTAGCTCATGTTTATGTACTTTAATAGTGATTTCTGTTAAGCAAAGCGTTTTCTAATAAGATTTATCTCACATTTGCTCTggatttcattaataataacaaGTCCTGGTTAGCACAAGGTGCGCCAATCAGAACTTCAAGAGTTTACCGTAAGCATGAGAACAAAACACTAATTAATCGATGCCCATGCAAACGAAAGGGCTCGACCACCACATATGAGAATTTAAAATGAGGTTCACATTATATGCTTTCATCCACAAAAGCAAATATACTTTGACTTTATCTAGCATCCGatgaatttgtcaaaaaaaaaaatctagcaTCCGATGAACTGCAGTTTCCTTAGCCTTGATTATTCAGCTCATGCCACACCACCCAAATGCTACATAACCAAAGTAGCTGCAGGAAAGAGCAGCGAGCTCGCGGGCCTCCAAAAGAATTAGTGAACCGAACAAAGTGGTCAGTAACAAAAACGGATCAGCCTACCAACCCATGTTCTAATCAAGCTCCACAAAGGTGCAAAAACCAGACAAGAGAGAAACAAATGTTCCGCTGTTTCCACTCACCCGCAACCAGTCACGCATAATTGAGAGTCTTGTGTAATGATGTGACGCCTCACCAAGTTATCTTCAGTCTGTAACTTGTTTTGAAGTAACTGCCAAGCCAATACGGAAACCTTTAAGGGTGTTTGTTTGTGCCAAACTAAGTTTGTTGTAGCTTCCACATCTTAAAATTCCCTAAAGGTGAGCAAATGATATGCGCCCCGCACGGTATAGCCACCACCAGGGTCATGCCTCCACAACCATTGTGACGCTAAACCTTAATTCGTACATGGTCTTCACGAGTACTCTCTTTTCTACCTTGTAATTATTTAACCATGATTATGTGAAGTACGAAGGGAAAATGTATATATGTCACTCCAAATATATggtagaagtttttttttgccgcTAGAGCCTTATCTAACTTGTCCGAGTGACTTATTTACAAGCAAATGCAAAATTATGCATGGTTATTCTTAATTGGTCAGCTTCTATCTCCCTCTCCAGTTTAGTTGGTTTTATTTTTCGGGATTGAATGTTTTTACTATATATAGATCATTTCATTTTTCGTTTCTAGAATACCatgaattaaaatcataatCATGAAATTGTTCGTATATCATGACTATATTTATCTTAAGAAAACAATGTGTTGTGTTATACACATGTtacaaattttacaataaaACCTAATTCTTGGAAAATAAGTACTCctatattataagaaaaaattaataaatacaataaaatcataCGGAAGGAATGGCAGAGGCGGACAATTAAACTGGAGGGCGCGGCGAGTCAACAACCACCGTTGTAGCTGTTGAACCGGAGGTACCTTCCCCGGCACTATTACCTACCCTCGGTGACCTAATCGACGATGCTCTTACAAGAAAAGGAGGTGCCATGGTAAAAACCCATCGGTCCGATAGTAAACCCCGGTCCAACCTCCTTACAGACTTCCCTCTACTACTTCCCTCCCCGCCACCTGTTCGATAACCCCGTCGTGAACTAGTTTCTCTTGGCAACACAACCAAGCTTCTAGCCC from Trifolium pratense cultivar HEN17-A07 linkage group LG1, ARS_RC_1.1, whole genome shotgun sequence includes these protein-coding regions:
- the LOC123907374 gene encoding DNA excision repair protein ERCC-1; translation: MEENEDENQNNENKKSSVVIRIPSYQEVIESSQTKSTQQLFVPSQTFSEAFAFIKSSEFYSPPPSLPKENNQPNASSSTPSTSSSTATTNVHADSSKLLNSQPTQNRNAILVSNRQKGNPLLKHIRNVRWTFADVVCDFLLGQSSCALYLSLRYHLLHPDYLYYRIRELQKNFKLRVVLCHVDVEDVVKPLLEVTKTALLHDCTLLCGWSLEECGRYLETIKVYENKPADIIQGQMDSDYLSRLTHALTSVRHVNKTDVVTLGTNFGSLSNIMGASMEDLARCPGIGERKVKRLFDTFHEPFKRVESSRQAIPETSVQNKPASPDTSFRNNAESSSSLEGKQKDVDNASKRKKKEPELTVKSALSEAFAKLAERGKRNTTSKLKEKGESIVVRESDAET